From Kineosporia succinea, the proteins below share one genomic window:
- a CDS encoding ArnT family glycosyltransferase has product MSRLSPAGVPAPGLPVRPPLWRAALASFLPSTARDRADVWLARLPLAGVLLLQLLIAVRLDNTAFQDEALYIHTGHSIIDAWGGGEALYGHPEDYFSGAPTLYPLLAAVLDSVGGLTLVRLFSVLCMLSATVAVYWATNLMLGDDDRFRWTVRPGIFAALVFSLSASVLFLTNFATFDAPAFTALAWAIALGVGSVRRPHPLLWAGAAGLLCALAVLLKYSSAIDVPFVLATILVTGWRVARARALGSAVVGGLVCLAALAGSVLTWARPLLTGLGFTTTQRSSMIPQPPAHLVSQVLSWDGAPLLLILAGALVCLRRRPVLVTLLVMGTLAAPAAQIRMGEATSLHKHVVLGLVIGAPLAGAALARLWRTGGGGALAAAAIAWATFLFGASQANTMYGNWPDTTALRNELAYSIDAMPWIRMVGDTPEPVQYALQDRTQNWQWTSTYEGSFFYKDKSGVDAYRAALDDNYFQLAYLDGSQAVSAELMDEMASFGFKETSVVRTPYTDHAWHIWQRFEKLD; this is encoded by the coding sequence GTGAGCCGGCTCAGCCCGGCCGGCGTTCCCGCTCCCGGTCTGCCGGTCCGGCCGCCGCTGTGGCGGGCCGCCCTGGCGTCCTTCCTGCCCTCGACGGCCCGGGACCGGGCCGACGTCTGGCTCGCCCGTCTGCCCCTGGCCGGCGTGCTCCTGCTGCAACTGCTCATCGCCGTCCGGCTGGACAACACGGCCTTCCAGGACGAGGCGCTCTACATCCACACCGGGCACTCGATCATCGATGCCTGGGGCGGCGGCGAAGCCCTCTACGGGCATCCGGAGGACTACTTCTCCGGGGCGCCCACGCTGTACCCGCTGCTGGCGGCGGTGCTCGACAGCGTGGGCGGGCTCACCCTGGTGCGCCTCTTCTCCGTGCTGTGCATGCTCAGCGCCACCGTGGCGGTGTACTGGGCCACCAATCTCATGCTCGGTGACGACGACCGGTTCCGGTGGACGGTCCGGCCGGGAATCTTCGCCGCGCTGGTGTTCTCGCTGAGCGCCTCCGTCCTGTTCCTCACCAACTTCGCCACCTTCGACGCCCCGGCCTTCACCGCGCTGGCCTGGGCCATCGCGCTCGGGGTCGGATCGGTCCGGCGACCGCACCCGCTGCTGTGGGCCGGCGCCGCCGGACTGCTCTGCGCCCTGGCCGTTCTGCTGAAGTACTCCTCGGCGATCGACGTTCCCTTCGTCCTCGCCACGATCCTGGTGACGGGCTGGCGCGTGGCCCGGGCCCGGGCGCTCGGGTCCGCCGTCGTGGGCGGCCTGGTGTGCCTGGCGGCGCTGGCGGGTTCCGTGCTCACCTGGGCCCGGCCCCTGCTGACCGGTCTGGGATTCACCACCACCCAGCGCTCGTCGATGATTCCCCAGCCACCGGCCCACCTCGTCTCGCAGGTCCTCTCGTGGGACGGCGCACCGTTGCTCCTCATTCTCGCCGGCGCCCTGGTCTGCCTGCGGCGGCGGCCGGTCCTGGTCACGCTCCTGGTCATGGGCACTCTGGCCGCCCCGGCCGCCCAGATCCGCATGGGCGAGGCGACCTCGCTGCACAAGCACGTGGTGCTGGGCCTCGTGATCGGTGCGCCCCTGGCCGGGGCGGCCCTGGCCCGGCTCTGGCGCACCGGTGGGGGCGGCGCCCTGGCCGCGGCCGCGATCGCCTGGGCCACCTTCCTGTTCGGTGCCTCCCAGGCGAACACCATGTACGGAAACTGGCCGGACACCACCGCTCTCAGGAACGAGCTGGCCTACAGCATCGACGCCATGCCCTGGATCCGTATGGTCGGCGACACCCCCGAGCCCGTGCAGTACGCCCTCCAGGACCGGACCCAGAACTGGCAGTGGACCTCGACCTACGAGGGCAGCTTCTTCTACAAGGACAAGAGCGGCGTCGACGCCTACCGGGCGGCCCTGGACGACAACTACTTCCAGCTCGCCTACCTGGACGGCTCACAAGCGGTCAGCGCCGAGCTGATGGACGAGATGGCGTCGTTCGGGTTCAAGGAGACGAGCGTCGTGCGTACCCCCTACACCGATCACGCGTGGCACATCTGGCAGCGGTTCGAGAAGCTCGACTGA
- a CDS encoding alpha/beta fold hydrolase, which yields MFSRTGRRIAGGALALGLLAAGVSGSQAAVGAAASSLPDSRLPAGFAARDAQVNGIRMHYVVGGSGPTLVLLHGYPQTSREWFGVMPELARHYTVIAPDLRGAGGSSAPAGGYDKVTMAADVHALLGKLGRDRDINLVGHDIGTMVSYAYAATYRGSVRRLALTEAPIPDRTVYSYPSLTQDGPGFWNFGFFSLRNGLPENTIDGHEETWVAGFMDWLTVNKTAVTREDTDAYAAALHDDAHLKASFEWFRAFPEDNQDVERLGRKKLTVPVLAVGARSSLGDQVGEQAKTYARHVRTAVVENSGHWIWEEQPAATTALLLDFLDGGGQNS from the coding sequence GTGTTTTCACGAACGGGACGGCGCATCGCCGGGGGCGCACTCGCGCTGGGGCTGCTGGCGGCCGGGGTGAGCGGGTCGCAGGCGGCCGTCGGGGCAGCCGCGTCGAGCTTGCCCGACAGCCGCCTTCCGGCGGGCTTCGCCGCCCGGGACGCGCAGGTCAACGGGATCCGGATGCACTACGTGGTCGGCGGGAGCGGCCCGACGCTGGTGCTGCTGCACGGATATCCGCAGACCTCGCGCGAGTGGTTCGGGGTGATGCCCGAACTGGCCCGGCACTACACGGTGATCGCGCCCGACCTGCGCGGGGCCGGCGGCAGCAGCGCCCCGGCCGGCGGTTACGACAAGGTCACCATGGCCGCCGACGTGCACGCCCTGCTCGGGAAGCTCGGCCGAGACCGGGACATCAACCTGGTCGGGCACGACATCGGCACGATGGTGTCCTACGCCTACGCGGCGACCTACCGCGGCTCGGTGCGGCGCCTGGCGCTGACCGAGGCGCCGATCCCGGACCGGACCGTCTACAGCTACCCGTCGCTCACCCAGGACGGGCCCGGCTTCTGGAACTTCGGGTTCTTCTCGCTGCGGAACGGCCTGCCGGAGAACACGATCGACGGCCACGAGGAGACCTGGGTCGCGGGCTTCATGGACTGGCTGACGGTGAACAAGACGGCCGTCACCCGCGAGGACACCGACGCCTACGCGGCCGCCCTGCACGACGACGCCCACCTCAAGGCCAGTTTCGAGTGGTTCCGGGCCTTCCCGGAGGACAACCAGGACGTCGAGCGGCTCGGCCGGAAGAAGCTGACCGTGCCGGTGCTGGCGGTCGGCGCCCGCTCGAGCCTCGGCGACCAGGTCGGCGAGCAGGCGAAGACGTACGCCCGGCACGTGAGGACCGCCGTGGTGGAGAACTCCGGGCACTGGATCTGGGAGGAACAGCCCGCCGCCACGACCGCGCTGCTCCTGGACTTCCTCGACGGCGGGGGGCAGAACTCATGA
- a CDS encoding SDR family NAD(P)-dependent oxidoreductase, producing MDTELVGKTALVTGAGQGIGLAITRALVAEGARVVAAARRRSAELEALAAAGPVVALELDLTEPDAPQRMLDAAGGRVHVLVNNVGLARTRTGGFLSVTDEQWRETLDVNLMTAVRMCRATLPLMLAAGGGVIVSTGSANAVLPDPGVVDYGAAKAALSNLAKALSKEFGTRGVRVNTVAPGPVGTDLWLGPDGVAQTVSRASGKSPQSVQAEAVAGSATRRFTTPQEVADLVVFLAGERAGNLTGASIAVDGGLVTTL from the coding sequence ATGGACACCGAACTCGTCGGGAAGACCGCACTCGTCACGGGCGCCGGCCAGGGGATCGGCCTGGCGATCACACGGGCGCTGGTGGCGGAGGGGGCCCGGGTGGTGGCTGCCGCCCGGCGGCGGTCGGCCGAACTCGAGGCGCTGGCCGCCGCCGGGCCGGTCGTGGCCCTGGAGCTCGACCTCACCGAACCCGATGCGCCGCAACGGATGCTGGACGCCGCCGGCGGGCGTGTCCACGTGCTGGTGAACAACGTCGGCCTGGCCCGCACCCGCACGGGCGGGTTCCTGTCGGTCACCGACGAGCAGTGGCGCGAGACGCTCGACGTGAATCTCATGACGGCCGTGCGGATGTGCCGTGCGACGCTGCCCCTGATGCTGGCCGCCGGGGGCGGCGTGATCGTCAGCACCGGGTCGGCCAACGCCGTGCTGCCCGACCCGGGCGTGGTCGACTACGGCGCCGCCAAGGCGGCTCTCAGCAATCTGGCCAAGGCGCTCTCCAAGGAATTCGGGACGCGGGGGGTCCGGGTCAACACGGTCGCTCCCGGCCCGGTGGGCACCGATCTCTGGCTGGGCCCGGACGGGGTGGCGCAGACCGTGTCGCGGGCCAGTGGGAAGAGCCCGCAGAGCGTTCAGGCCGAGGCCGTCGCCGGATCGGCCACCCGCCGCTTCACCACGCCGCAGGAGGTGGCCGACCTGGTCGTGTTCCTCGCGGGGGAGCGGGCCGGGAATCTCACGGGCGCCAGCATCGCCGTCGACGGCGGCCTGGTCACGACGCTATAG
- a CDS encoding GNAT family N-acetyltransferase — MKHPRPAPDVLEGIEAEFMLRYQADAPPATQEQLGIRTARIGGGVALSMRHDPTHYWSKALGFAGSPVTGELIGELVAFYRANETVRAGIQIAPSLLPEDWDDIAVAHGLKPGSGIHKLAGRIEELTFGGSDLRIAAIGTGDAHQWATVLLTGFGMPPAGLLGMAEAIASNPAFRAFGAWDGDQLVAVGNLMIQGPVASLNAGATLPAYRGRGAQSALIAARARAAADAGCQWVVSETGESGASLNNMLRAGLESVYLRRNWIWEA, encoded by the coding sequence GTGAAGCACCCTCGTCCGGCCCCTGACGTCCTCGAAGGCATCGAGGCCGAGTTCATGCTGCGCTACCAGGCCGACGCCCCGCCGGCCACGCAGGAGCAGCTCGGCATCCGCACCGCCCGGATCGGCGGTGGGGTGGCCCTGTCGATGCGTCACGACCCGACCCACTACTGGAGCAAGGCGCTGGGATTCGCCGGCTCACCGGTCACCGGGGAGCTGATCGGGGAGCTCGTCGCGTTCTACCGGGCGAACGAGACCGTCCGCGCCGGGATCCAGATCGCCCCGTCACTGCTGCCCGAGGACTGGGACGACATCGCCGTCGCCCACGGCCTGAAGCCCGGCTCGGGGATCCACAAGCTGGCCGGGCGGATCGAGGAGCTCACGTTCGGCGGGAGTGACCTGCGGATCGCGGCGATCGGGACCGGGGACGCGCACCAATGGGCCACGGTTCTGCTGACCGGTTTCGGTATGCCGCCGGCGGGTCTGCTCGGCATGGCCGAGGCGATCGCGAGCAACCCGGCCTTCCGTGCGTTCGGGGCCTGGGACGGGGATCAGCTCGTGGCCGTGGGCAACCTGATGATCCAGGGCCCGGTCGCGTCGCTGAACGCCGGGGCGACGCTGCCCGCGTACCGCGGCCGGGGTGCGCAGTCGGCGCTGATCGCGGCCCGGGCGCGCGCCGCGGCGGACGCCGGGTGTCAGTGGGTCGTGTCCGAGACCGGTGAGAGCGGCGCGTCGCTGAACAACATGCTGCGGGCGGGGCTCGAGAGCGTCTACCTGCGTCGCAACTGGATCTGGGAGGCCTGA
- a CDS encoding glycosyltransferase family 2 protein: MTDTTLHADAAEAFRWPRPPGDDEKYRYLAAPQHRWLFVVAAIAFAGVALSFAGLAARSMWTVLFFVPLVLLMLEQLISLPTSTLRRRVTLPDHQFLVETYAPGRYPSVDVFLPTAGEDLAVLENTYEHVARLRWQGPLFVHVLDDAARPEVLDLALRFGFRYIARPGSEFKKAGNLQHAFTRTGSDLILLLDADFVPRPDFLAETVPYFESESVGIVQTPQYFETPRSMHWLERCAGATQELFFRQIQPSRDSAGAAICVGTSAVYRRSALQQIGGFPLIGHSEDVFTGVLLGRKGFELQYVPVLLSRGRCPDDLRAFLAQQYRWCEGSMSLVADHDFHDEPSMTPRQRLSFWAGFLYYVTTAVNAVVAPLPLLVMVCFFPGSVVATNMLPLLGVLLLWLVVLPRVTQARWRPDVLRVQTLYGFAHLLCITDMLRGQTAEWVATGADHTRSARAVRASVADRVARFMTPWLLLTQLAAFAGLTHGVLTYGFTHYWANLVFASFSAYIFLPVAWEGLKVLRDRTTVSIPTGSASSSVTATTAAPVVIQLPVAAATEHPGAVTPGDTP; encoded by the coding sequence ATGACCGACACCACCCTCCACGCCGACGCGGCCGAAGCCTTCCGGTGGCCCCGCCCGCCGGGCGACGACGAGAAGTACCGGTACCTGGCCGCCCCCCAGCACCGCTGGCTGTTCGTCGTCGCCGCGATCGCTTTCGCGGGCGTGGCCCTCAGTTTCGCGGGCCTGGCCGCGCGCAGCATGTGGACCGTCCTGTTCTTCGTGCCTCTGGTCCTGCTGATGCTCGAGCAGCTCATCAGCCTCCCGACCTCCACGCTGCGCCGGCGCGTGACCCTGCCCGACCACCAGTTCCTGGTCGAGACCTACGCTCCCGGCCGCTACCCGTCCGTCGACGTGTTCCTGCCCACCGCCGGCGAGGACCTGGCGGTCCTGGAGAACACCTACGAGCACGTCGCGCGGTTGCGGTGGCAGGGGCCGTTGTTCGTGCACGTGCTCGACGACGCCGCCCGGCCCGAGGTGCTGGACCTGGCTCTGCGGTTCGGTTTCCGTTACATCGCGCGCCCGGGATCGGAGTTCAAGAAGGCCGGCAACCTGCAGCACGCCTTCACCCGCACCGGGTCCGACCTCATCCTGCTGCTCGACGCCGACTTCGTGCCCCGGCCCGACTTCCTGGCCGAGACCGTCCCGTACTTCGAGTCCGAGAGTGTCGGCATCGTGCAGACGCCGCAGTACTTCGAGACCCCACGATCGATGCACTGGCTCGAGCGCTGTGCCGGCGCCACGCAGGAGTTGTTCTTCCGCCAGATCCAGCCCTCCCGTGACTCGGCCGGTGCCGCCATCTGCGTGGGCACCTCGGCCGTCTACCGCCGATCGGCCCTGCAGCAGATCGGCGGCTTTCCCCTGATCGGCCACAGCGAGGACGTCTTCACCGGGGTTCTGCTGGGGCGCAAGGGGTTCGAGCTGCAGTACGTCCCGGTCCTGCTCAGCCGGGGGCGCTGTCCCGACGACCTGCGCGCGTTCCTGGCCCAGCAGTACCGCTGGTGCGAGGGCTCGATGTCGCTGGTCGCCGACCACGACTTCCACGACGAGCCGAGCATGACGCCCCGGCAGCGTCTCAGCTTCTGGGCCGGGTTCCTCTACTACGTCACCACCGCCGTCAACGCCGTCGTGGCACCGCTGCCCCTGCTGGTGATGGTGTGCTTCTTCCCCGGCTCGGTCGTGGCCACCAACATGCTCCCGCTCCTGGGCGTGCTGCTGCTCTGGCTCGTCGTGCTGCCCCGGGTCACCCAGGCCCGCTGGCGTCCCGACGTCCTGCGGGTGCAGACCCTCTACGGTTTCGCGCACCTCCTGTGCATCACCGACATGCTGCGCGGGCAGACCGCCGAGTGGGTCGCCACCGGTGCCGATCACACCCGGAGCGCCCGGGCCGTCCGGGCGTCCGTGGCCGACCGGGTCGCCCGCTTCATGACCCCCTGGCTGCTCCTCACCCAACTGGCCGCGTTCGCGGGCCTGACCCACGGCGTCCTCACGTACGGATTCACGCACTACTGGGCCAATCTCGTCTTCGCGTCGTTCAGCGCCTACATCTTCCTCCCGGTGGCCTGGGAGGGCCTGAAGGTGCTCCGCGACCGCACCACGGTCAGCATCCCCACCGGATCGGCGTCATCGTCGGTGACGGCGACCACCGCCGCCCCGGTCGTGATCCAGCTTCCGGTCGCCGCTGCCACCGAGCATCCGGGTGCGGTCACCCCGGGAGATACCCCGTGA
- a CDS encoding RNA polymerase sigma factor, which yields MNGLSDTDLVLAAQRGDVGALGVLLQRHRAGMTVAAVGVLGHRPEIEDVVQDSCLIVLRRLGDLREPQAFGGWVRTVVRNQARQHLRSRTALVMPDLEGTRPAPHDRDDPHDLDPARLAERHALGDWVWQALDQLSPEHRLVTMLRYFTEVTAYEQIAAICGVPVGTVRSRLNHARSRMTQALDASADRAHDDHRALTRMRHRQAVETLEAGRTGRFAEAMGAICRPTLETVWAKGKRTHGLGYPTLAMYRDVGDGVRFEVAGVVAGRDVVIWETDLISPPEDPAHCPPSALWVHSLTDGLGDRLRVFHPRPAVVT from the coding sequence ATGAACGGTCTCTCCGACACCGATCTCGTGCTGGCGGCCCAGCGAGGCGACGTGGGTGCGCTCGGGGTCCTGCTGCAGCGCCACCGGGCGGGGATGACGGTGGCTGCCGTGGGCGTGCTCGGGCACCGGCCCGAGATCGAGGACGTGGTGCAGGATTCCTGCCTCATCGTGCTCCGTCGTCTCGGTGACCTGCGCGAACCGCAGGCCTTCGGCGGCTGGGTGCGCACCGTCGTCCGCAATCAGGCCCGCCAGCACCTGCGTTCGCGCACCGCGCTGGTGATGCCGGACCTGGAGGGCACCCGGCCCGCCCCGCACGACCGGGACGACCCGCACGACCTCGACCCGGCGCGGCTGGCCGAGCGGCACGCCCTGGGTGACTGGGTCTGGCAGGCCCTCGACCAGCTGTCGCCGGAGCACCGGCTGGTCACGATGCTCCGGTACTTCACCGAGGTCACGGCCTACGAGCAGATCGCCGCGATCTGCGGGGTGCCGGTCGGCACCGTGCGCAGCCGTCTCAACCACGCCCGGTCACGGATGACCCAGGCCCTGGACGCGAGCGCCGACCGGGCGCACGACGATCACCGGGCGCTGACCCGGATGCGCCACCGGCAGGCCGTGGAGACCCTGGAGGCAGGCCGCACGGGCCGGTTCGCGGAGGCGATGGGAGCGATCTGCCGGCCGACGCTCGAGACGGTCTGGGCCAAGGGCAAGCGCACCCACGGTCTCGGCTACCCGACCCTGGCGATGTACCGGGACGTCGGTGACGGGGTGCGCTTCGAGGTGGCCGGGGTGGTGGCCGGGCGGGACGTCGTGATCTGGGAGACCGACCTGATCAGCCCGCCCGAGGACCCGGCGCACTGCCCACCGTCCGCGCTGTGGGTGCACTCGCTCACCGACGGTCTCGGTGACCGGCTGCGGGTCTTCCATCCGCGCCCAGCCGTGGTGACGTGA
- a CDS encoding glycosyltransferase, with the protein MAIDTTIVVPTYNESGNVPELVRQLREAFADREAEILFVDDSTDLTPVVIREMQHQQAGPAGVRPGVPATPVRLIHREAGLRTGGLAGAVTAGIASAAGDFVVVMDADLQHPPALAPLLRDRLTTAGVDLVVASRYDGSGDASGLGSVWRQRVSGASTLLSRALFPRRVGAKCTDPMTGFFCLRRDAVDLGRLRPRGFKILLEILVSHDVSVHDQPFVFGSRVTGESKASWRNGFAFVHQLLSLRFSRPFRFAAVGALGLVVNLLVMAGLLKLGTGYVAASVLATEITIVHNFVLQERFVFEPHLGAAPLRFTRLQRAWRSLLYNNLDALARTPLLIVLVEVARLHSVGAQFLTLVLSFAARFLFMAKFVYEPRTPVPGLVRPLAGAKPNLLEEGMAS; encoded by the coding sequence ATGGCTATCGACACCACGATCGTCGTGCCGACGTACAACGAGTCCGGCAATGTTCCCGAGCTGGTGCGGCAATTGCGAGAGGCATTCGCGGACCGTGAGGCAGAGATCCTCTTCGTCGACGACTCCACCGATCTGACCCCCGTGGTCATCCGCGAGATGCAGCATCAGCAGGCGGGTCCGGCCGGGGTCCGGCCGGGAGTTCCCGCCACCCCCGTGCGCCTGATCCATCGTGAGGCAGGCCTGCGCACGGGAGGGCTGGCCGGGGCGGTGACAGCGGGAATTGCCTCGGCCGCCGGCGATTTCGTCGTGGTCATGGACGCCGACCTGCAGCATCCACCGGCCCTGGCGCCTCTGCTGCGCGACCGTCTCACCACGGCCGGCGTCGATCTGGTGGTGGCCAGCCGGTACGACGGCTCGGGCGACGCCTCCGGTCTGGGATCCGTCTGGCGCCAGCGGGTCTCGGGAGCCAGCACGCTGCTGAGCCGGGCCCTGTTCCCGCGCCGGGTCGGGGCGAAGTGCACCGATCCGATGACGGGCTTCTTCTGCCTGCGTCGTGACGCCGTCGATCTCGGCCGGCTGCGCCCGCGAGGGTTCAAGATCCTGCTCGAGATCCTCGTCAGTCACGATGTGAGCGTCCACGACCAGCCTTTCGTGTTCGGGAGCCGCGTCACCGGCGAGTCGAAGGCCTCGTGGCGCAACGGCTTCGCCTTCGTGCACCAGTTGCTGTCCCTGCGCTTCAGCCGGCCCTTCCGGTTCGCGGCGGTGGGCGCACTCGGGCTGGTGGTGAACCTGCTGGTCATGGCCGGTCTGCTGAAGCTGGGCACCGGCTACGTGGCGGCCTCGGTCCTGGCCACCGAGATCACGATCGTCCACAACTTCGTCCTCCAGGAACGCTTCGTCTTCGAACCGCACCTGGGCGCCGCGCCCCTGCGGTTCACCCGTCTGCAACGGGCCTGGCGCTCGCTCCTCTACAACAACCTCGACGCACTGGCGAGGACACCCCTGCTCATCGTGCTGGTCGAGGTGGCCCGTCTGCACTCGGTCGGGGCCCAGTTCCTCACCCTGGTGCTGTCATTCGCCGCCCGGTTCCTGTTCATGGCGAAGTTCGTCTACGAGCCGCGGACCCCGGTCCCCGGCCTCGTGCGCCCGCTCGCCGGGGCGAAGCCGAACCTTCTCGAAGAGGGGATGGCGTCATGA
- a CDS encoding cupin domain-containing protein encodes MTGTTPSAHASAQPFWFLGGRARILVPGEETHGAASVVEFADPRDHATPLHIHEAEDEVWVVLEGEISFHVGDDRLDLRAGQVAHGPRGVPHAYRVRSAGSLMAVTFAPAGIEKWFRQNSSPVLSLEDAPAAFDIGAIVAAAEPFRLRVAGPPPA; translated from the coding sequence ATGACCGGAACCACCCCGTCCGCCCACGCGTCCGCCCAGCCCTTCTGGTTCCTCGGCGGACGCGCCCGGATCCTGGTCCCGGGCGAGGAGACCCACGGTGCCGCCAGCGTCGTGGAGTTCGCCGACCCGCGCGATCACGCGACCCCCCTGCACATCCACGAGGCCGAGGACGAGGTCTGGGTCGTGCTCGAGGGCGAGATCAGTTTCCACGTCGGCGACGACCGGCTCGACCTGCGGGCCGGGCAGGTCGCGCACGGCCCGCGGGGTGTCCCCCACGCCTACCGGGTGCGCTCGGCCGGTTCGCTGATGGCCGTCACCTTCGCGCCGGCCGGCATCGAGAAGTGGTTCCGGCAGAACAGTTCCCCGGTGCTGAGCCTCGAGGACGCCCCCGCGGCGTTCGACATCGGGGCGATCGTGGCGGCTGCCGAGCCGTTCCGGCTGCGGGTGGCCGGGCCGCCGCCGGCCTGA